The following nucleotide sequence is from Pelodiscus sinensis isolate JC-2024 chromosome 8, ASM4963464v1, whole genome shotgun sequence.
TACGTACTTCATTTTTGCAGCTTCTAATCTTAGGGAGACACAACAAGTCAGAAGCCTTTTCCAGGAAAGAAGCTGAGGACAGGGAATGGCAGGAAggcagggatgtgaatggttaacaggtgatgcttatcagttccagttaactggtggggacaGAGCAGTCTCCCACCTGCTGTGGGTAGGGGGCTACTCTGGTCATCCAGAGtaacctctgtccatgggggcCCAGGTACCCCAGCAAGCTGGGAGGAATGCTCCCCAACCCACGTCCCCTTTAAATCAGTTAAGCAAAGTTTAGTCAGTTAACccattaaacaagattttacgTCCCTACACGTAGGGATTCAAATAAGCATCCGAATGTTTGGAAGTTAAACCAAATATAATAAATTCACGTTCTAATATTAAGGCAGTCACACTACCTGAAATTCATTATCTTTCTTTCTTGCTGCTAGAATTACAATGAGAAAAATCTATGCACCACAAGACTAAGAAATACAGGAGCTTTTTATTGTGGTGATAAAGGTGATTACTGTTCAGGAAATCAATATTCCATGAATTTGCTTGATGTGTAAAATCTGAGTTGAGAAAAATGCTACATGCATTTGTAAAATTAAGTTACATGAAACATGTTTCTATCTAGGTAGATATAGACTGCaccactctccctcctccctcgaTAATATATCTTCAGTGGTTTTGTTTCTGATGTTAAAGGAAGCCAGTTTTGCTGAAGACTcatttctccattaatatcaacTATCAGTGGCTCTTAAATGCTGTCAACACTAGTGAGGAACTCCTAcaagagggctgggggagaatgTGGAATGATTTTTATAAGCCAAGTCAATAAATATAACTTGGTTACATCCTTTGAACCAGATCTGTTTTTGCTCAAGTAATCTAAAAGTGGCAGAACCAAGAATTGCTGTAAGCTTGCTTATAAGTAAACTATGCCAGAAGTAATAGCAGTGCAACTTCTACCCCACTTGGGACTTGTGCAAGTGCATTCAGGCTTGCCTTTATTCAAGACAAATCCAGATACATACTTGCCATCTTTCACAGATTACAGTTTGAGGTGATATCTTCTCACACttttctcccacttcctttacccccaAGGATGTCTGCATTTAAAAGCAATCTGGACAAAAAGACCTGATTGCATTTTGGCTCCCAAGCATCAGTAAGCCCTTCCTTTTACAataggggtaggcaataattttacTGCGatccacgccaagattttggaaagtggttaaggaccgcactcttccaggatattaatgcaggagatgtggggtcttggatggaggatgggtgcagaagggagactggagtctgggagtttgggtgaaggaggcggttgtgacctagggcaggggactggagcgcAGAGGTTCAGGATGTGAGCTAGGGTAGGAAGGGACTGTGATCCAGGACAGGTGATtcgggtgccagatctgggaaaggatatgggtgcaagagggggaccgagggtttgggtatgttgagggcagggggaggggaggacagaagGTTAGgacagggaggggttggggtgccagaggcaggctgtggccaaaccagactgcctgcctgccaagctaaggcttgcagagcttaaaacatttcccagccagccatcctgcctgcttgcctggccatgcgCTTCACTGAATAACTGAGTCGAGGAGAGGAggcgtggttcttcttggctgcctgttatcaaacagtcagctcccattggctggtttgaAACAGTGTTTCTGCATGGTGTGCAGGtctgcggggcaagcaggggagtctgcctggggctccctgctgcctctgtgggccagatctggtggcttggcaggccggatgtAGCCCacagccatattttgcccacgtCTGTTTTACAACATGGCCTTTGGTAAAATGCTCTACAGAAGAATTCAAAAAGGCCTTCTGAAAATAGAGGTATAGATTTAAGGTTAAATGTCATCCACTATTCTGATTCTCCCATTATTTTCAGAACTTACATAAGTAATTTTCAGTAACAGTTATTAAGGCCTATACTCTTAAAAGCAAAGTCAACCATGCTGGTCTGAGTTTTAATCCTTACCAACACACCACTGAAGTCTGCATATTACAAGCATTTAGTTACAGTGCAACAGACTTTCATGAAGCCAGCAGTTATCAAACAGCAAATTATGCTTATATATTAATGACAGCTGCAAAAATGCATTGGAACATGTTTAGTGGGAGATTTTTTTCCTCGCTATCTGCTGAATCAAGAGTGTCTTATGAAATTGCATTTTACGGGTTACTACTCTGCCTAGTCTTTTCCTGTGGTCGTATTTTTACTGGCAATTTAATGATCAGGTTTCAACTCTCCACCCATGAAGTACACTTCGCAGGGGAAGCAAAAAGTAGGGCTAATTAAACCTTGCTAACTGAAAACTTTGTTTTGTAATAGTTGGTTAAACAAATGCATTCACATATGGTCAGTATTTGATCAGCTTTAGTTTTAAGTGAATTCACACATTCAGCTTATTTTGCATTTGTAGACAATCTACTGATGTCTTCAGTAACTATCCTGCATGTTCTTCAGCCCCTGCAGGCCAGAAGCCATGGAAGAGATTGCAGAAGGTTAACAGTAGAACACTTCTGACAGGTGAATGACTGTTTGAATTTGACCATACAAATTTCTTTCATTGTAAACAAACACGTGATTCTATTAGATTTTTGGATGTTGTTTGTAAACAGATCCCCCTTTAGAACTACTACTGAGACCATTTTTGCAGTGGCACAAAAAGTGTGACTACAAATATGTATACATAATCTTATTAAAGTATCATATCAgagagacattaaaaaaaaaaaacctgccaccTCTGAACATCCCTCAAAATCCAGAGACAGTTTGATTTACAACACAAACAAGTTGTTTCTGGCACCACTGATTGTAACTGTAATTAAGCCAGCATGAGCTATAGCAACTATAAAATGGGAAAAAAGTCAGTTACCAAAAAGTGGTGTGAAGACGTCAGCTCTCGCTCAAGAAAATTCTCAGAGAGCACTGGATCTCTGTTTCAGGCAAGGTATTCAAATAAGGTATAATGAGCAAGTTGCTTTCACAAACTGATGCATGTCAAAAATTATaacatgatgggggggggggaagagggaggcacaaACAAGCATATTCAGTGTAGGAGCAGTACAATGTACTGGAAGACATTGTCACATTGCAGATCCAAGTAATAACAACCTCTGATCTTTTGCCCCTTTCCCTCCTGACAAGTTATCAGATGTTGATAGCTACCCCATGGTCAGTATCGAATTATTTTGTAGTGCAGTTATCAGATAGTTGTTGACAACTGTTAGTATTTTCTTGTGGTGACCAACAGATAATTTTACCAGAGAGACTGAAAAGGTAAGTCAGATAAGGCACATGGATAAAGAGGCAAAAATTAATTTCACAAATGCAGTAAGGCTTTACTAAACTGAATTCAGTTTTTTACCTAGGAGAAGCAAGGAATTTGGCACAATGGTCATGGTGTAAAGAAAGAGTGAGAATTCTGGGTCTATATTATATTCAAGTAAATGAGCTGGTGACATCTGATGGAGGATGAAAGAACATCCAATGTGTGTCAGTTTGTTTTTGGAGATTTAACTCTACAAAACGAGTTTGCAAAAATAGTCAGCAGAATTTCCCTTTAATTTTCTTCAAATCAAACCTGGCCACCTTGGGATTGTACAAACATTTACTATTTCAGTCCCAATATCTGAAGTGTGGAGTCAGATACTGATATAACCATGAGCAAGCTTCTTTATGCTagaaacttgggggggggggggggggagaattataCATTTCTGAAGTTAGGCAAATGAAGGAAATATGAGACAAACTAATGAACCAATACTGAGTTCTATGGGAGCCAGAGCACAAAACTAGATTTTAATAAAGGAAAGACTTAAATCACAGTTCTGATGCAGAGGAAAAAATAAGTTTCTATCCTGGTTTAACAATCTTTCACTGGGGTGCCAAACTGTAAATGTCATGGATGTGGTCTTGTTTAGCTGAACAGCCACTACTAGCAGCATGCCAAGAGATAAATCTTGATCTTATTCAGTGTCACTGGCAgttttgccactaacttcagctGGAGCAGGGGTAGACTTTACAAAATGGAGAtcacaattaaaataataaaagcaatttaaaattataaaatgtaGAATAAACTTAAACACTGAAAACTGATCACAACAGATATGCATATTACAGCttagaagggaggggaaaagcacCGCTTTTTCAGTCACACAGGAGAACCAATAATATGCTCTCAGCTGTTCCTAAGAAGTGATTCCTTTGTTGAGGTCTTTCCACTATCTCTCAGTAGTACTCAGGCTATGGTACTTTCAGGAAATCATCAGAGAAAAAGAAACTAAGTGTTTCGTTCTCAGCTTCAGGACAAATGGTCTGATGCAGTTtagttaataataataaaaaaaagtcagacaTCTGGACAAGAGAATGTCTTCTGCAGAAGGAAACTAAAGCTAGCAGACTGTCAGATTTCAAGAAgaatgaagtgaggtgtgtgttgGCAGAAGGAGGCACAGAGAGAAAGGGCTTGTGAGCATCTTTGATTACTAAAGCTACttttcctaggctacgtctacactgagttctcggcaaaaatatgctaattaggGACTCACTTgaatgagtcgcaatctcatttgcatattttctgccgatctgtttctgcgctggggtttttgtgcaaaaacaagcagcgtgaacattttcttttgtgcaaaaccccctttttccacaagatccttatgcccccccccccaaaaaaaggtgtaccgatcttgtggaaaaagggttttttgcacaaaaagaaaacgtccaaggatcttgcgggaaaaggtatttttgcgcaaaaagaaaacatctacactgtttgcttttgcgcaaaataccccagtgcaaaaatggattggcatgagtccctcattagcatattttttgcaaagaaaactcagtgtagaggtagccctaGTGCATGCATGAAGTTATTTAGAAAAGTGTTTTTCCACAGGACAGTTTACCAAAGCAGGTAGTAGTTTAGGGAGCCACTAGGTCTGTAGACACAGCAGGATACATTTTAACACATGATACTGTCTGTCAGTAGCCATTACACCCTTTCATCATAGGCAATTATTACAACCATAGGTACTTAGATGGCAAAACAAGTCGCTTACTACAAGGTCATTATCAGAGTCAAAACAAGACTGAAGGAGTCTGCTTCTCACATAACATGGGATTCTAAACGTGGGTATTACACATCTGGGCCCTCATCTGTCCAGATGGTACACTGGCTCTTTCATTAGCAAACCTGGTCAGGAGATAGTATATAGACACTCTGAACAACAATGCACCTTTCCCCACAACTATAAATTGACTCATAATCCCATAGTAGAATTAAGGACTGCTTCCTGTGAAATTCACTttagtcaatgggagctggaagTTCTCACCCCTCTGTAATGTCACTTATTCAAAGGCCCAGAAACCCGTATTTAAGAAGTTCAACCCATATCTTTTGGGCAACTCAAAAAGACAAAAAGTAAAATAAGAACAGACATGACAATAAGACAAATGCAATCTGTACAAGAATGATAGTTCAGGAAGCATCAGTCCACTATGCACTCACCTGGTACTGGAGGCAAAGTTATGTTTCAAACTGTGTTAAGAGATCTCTTATTTCTGGGGTCAGATGCTCTACTGCCTTTGCAGCTTCTGAAATAGCTTTCCGATACATCCCTTTCTTCTTACGATTAAATCTCAGTTTGAAAGATTCAGAGAAAGGAGAGAGTTTTGAAACAGATAAGAATGAGGTTGTTGGAGAACCAAACCACGATACTTTAGCTTCTCGCCAGGAAGGTTCTCCATTTTCCTTCTGGCTAAGGTTTATGTCAAGAACACGTGCTGGCCACCATGGAAAACCATGAATTTTACCCCAAACAATATCCCCCACTGAAACAGTTCTTCCATCTTCAGTGACACATTTAGAGACACTCTGTGTATGTAGTCTAACTGTTAATGGTGGCACAATCTTACGCTCATCTTTTGAAGATGAAGAGACAGACGCATCATCACCAGGTAAAAAGTCACACATTTCTGGTGATGTTACTTCTGAACTAGAGGATTTGGATTCGTCTAGACTGTCATTGCTACACACTGATAAACTGGAAGAATCTGCCTTCCTTTTACGATAATTCATAAGAAAAGCCAAGTTATCATGTCCATCTTTACCTTGGGAAAATCTTTTGAAGTCGTCATCTTCACCTGAACTCCCTGAAGACATCTCTGCTAAACTTCTATCTGCAGATTCATCAGTGTAAAATGCAGCAGGATTGGACTCCCTGCTACTCTGAAGGACATTTATCTCATCAATAAGTTCAGCTTTATAAATGGAAACACTCTGACCATCATTTATTCGATGGGGTTTCAGTCTGATTTTTGGAGGTGGAACATCTGCACTGGAATGCACCGGCCTAGTTAACTTCAGTTTTGGAATGGAAGCAAGTTGGCTGCTTGCTGACTTATCCATAAAACATTTGGTTTCCTGACATCGTTCAGAGTCTCTGTTCTCCTCTTGGTCCTCCCCTCCATTCTGCAATATCCGCTGTGAACAAAATGGTTTAACTGAGCCATGAATCCGGGAGGGAATTTTTACAACTTCGCCTTTACCTTGAGGTGTGCTATAAGATATTTTTATAACTGGAGTTCGATGCACCAATTCCCCAGAAAATTTGtcttcctctctcttttctcttttgttCCTTTTCTCTATATAATCAGAATCACtgtgctttttttcctctttgtccTGAATGCTTAGTTTCCTCCTAGTTTTAGCATTTTGCCTGGCTTTGTTTGCTTCCTCTGGGTTCAGAGTGTTTTTACATTTTTCACAGAGCACTTGCCTGGGCCTCAGTCTAATAGTACTCATGATAAGCCTTCCTGGGTCTCTATTTCGTGACAACCGTCTTTTTGTCCTCTTTATAGTCCTTGGTGGTGGCTGAGGAATCCATTGGTTATATGTGTATCTTAACCAtaagggaggaggaaaaggagctcCCTCAAAATAGGGAGGGTAAGGAGGAACGCTGCCTGGAGATGGAGGTGGCAAAAGAGGAGGAACCTGTTCATCACTGTTTCCTTTGGGAGGTTTTTCACTAGAAAGCTGTGACTCAGCCTCACCCTTCACTGGCTGTCTGCCTTCAGGAACCCAGTTAGTGCAAGCATCAGCAGGAGGTTCCTCTTGTTTTGGCAGCGAAGTTGGTGGAAGGCAGAACAACCCAGACCTATAGAAGtgtagaggaaaaaaaatacacaagTCAGAACTGTTGGAAAGAAGTTTCTTTGACAAGATTAAACTTACCAAAATGCCATTTTCTGAAGGAATATTTGCCCAATTAAGTAATATAGGCCAACATTTCCCCTTCGTTTTAAAAGAGCAGCTAATATTATCCTGTTGAAAAAGTACCCTCTCAAACTGTATAATCTAATTCTTAAAGTGGAAAGTCCAAAGTGACCTGTGCACTTTACCATTATATTAGCGAAGTGGGTACATGTACCGAAGAGTTTTGTTTCTAGTCTACCACCATGCACACAATCCAGAACTAGATTTACTTTTAGTACAGCCACACTCAAATAAGCCAGTCATACCATGGAAAAGATAAAGTATGGAAGAACAGAACTCTGCAAGTCTTTGGAGCACTATTAAGTCTTTTGGAATGTTAGGCTTTTATGACTTAAATTTTCAGATTACTGTGCAACATTTGAACCACGTGCACATGCCAGTCAGGTCACTGAATGAGTAATTTCCCAATGTGCACATTCAAGCATGGGATTTTATAATAGAATGCATGTTCCCCCTGAACTCTTAATCgtctacatttaaaaatatatacacttgCTATTTCTCAAGCTAGCCAAATCCAGCAGAAAATGTCAAATTTTTATCATAGAATATTACACTTTTCATACACTCCTGAGCATGTCATAGGGCCCCTCCCTATCTAAAGAAATGAAAATTTGATTTCCACAGATTTCTTTTGAATAGTGACAGCCAGCTGTGCCAACAGTTGTTACTGAATCAGGCATTATATCTGGGCTAATCTCCGAAATCTTAGTCAAGCAAGGCCCAGGGTCACTTCTGTGGAGAATGGAAAGCAAGATAACGAGTAGAAATACTGCTTAATTGCAGCACCAGTCTTTGTagattttcccctccctttcGCTACCAACATGTTTGGGATATATTTTTCTGCAGTGGTTCACTTCTATGCCTCGGCCTGGCCCTCAGGATTTTCTTGCTTGTTCAGAACCAGGGCATGTAATGGTTAACCAAGGACTATGCTTTGGACACTAACCTAGCACTTCATTGTTCTGAAAGTTCACCACTTCAGTATGAAAAATGTTGCCTAAGAGGAAGGAATTCACCTTTCCTTGCAATAGAGCAGTAAAGGATTAGTGGGAGACAGATTTTCCATAAACACATGACTCTGACAAAATGACTCTTTGTAATATGAAATTCTACTTTGTGTTTAGGATTTATTAAGCAAAAGTGAGAGCATTATGTTCCACTGACTTTCGACTGTCCATTCTGTTATTGACAGATTGAGAATAGGTAAATTTCAAGTTCTTCATaaaatagtctttttttttttttttttttttaaagaaggccaTCATGAGGCTTCCATGTTTATTGTTTCAAAATGATTCCATGTGATATGCAATGTATTCCTTTAACAAATATTACAATGGCTTTTCTGTGGGCCTCAAAACTCGACGAGAGCCAACCCACATTCTTTCTGATTGAAATATCAACACCAAGACATCCCAGACACAAAATTTTGTTCCAATTCAACCTTTTTCTCCAATATTTTGATGGCAGTAAGAAATGTAGCATGAAATTTGTAGCCATATTTTTAAGCTCCAAACTTCACCTTATACTTTGAGGCAAGCCGGGCCTTGGCATAAGTGCTAGAACAAGGGATGCTACAGCACACCGTGGTTTAAATCATATAGAAGATTGACAGGGTGGTTCAATGGCTCCCGCACCCCCACTACACGTACTGTTCCAGCACCCCAGGACCTTGGGGGAGATACCCTATTGAATGTTATATTTTATAAGATCAGTTTTAGCAACCataacctgctttaaaaaaaacagaaagaacAAGACTCTCCATTCTTATGGACTGGAAGCAGGAAACATTCTCCTTTTAAGGCAGATCATTCTAATAAAGGTCTAGATGAGTTAATTTTATCCTGTGAATTTCTACATGACATTTATTGTATCCCACAATTCTCTTACCAAGACACAGCTACATTGTCTCTCTCCACCCAAGATATCTATTCTTCTCCTTAtccattttcttcttttgttcAACATCCTCCTCAGCCTTCAGCTACCATATAAAATTAACTCAGCAAATAGCAATTAGAGTGACCAGTGCAGTATAGCTCCCTTATACTTGACTGACATACCTGAAACATTTTTTCTGTCTGGCTCCCTGGAAACAAGCTTGTTGCAAATCATATTATTACATCCATTCTTAGTTTCTGAAAGTAAAGGGCTAAATTTTCTTTAGGGTAAGAAAGTTTCAATTTGTTATTGGATGGTACTTTTGAGCTTGTTTTAGAAAATCTATCATCATCTTGATAAATTGTGCTTAGGTTTTTGTAAAGTAGTTTTCTATCTTTGGGCGGAAACAAAATGGAAAGTTTCAGGAGGAAATAAATGTTCAGGTAACTTTGGTAATGCTGATATTATGAGCTCTTCTTGCAAGTGTTTAACTTCTTAAATAAATGTTAAATGTTTTGCAAGTTAAGCTCTAAGAGACAAAGAAGAATGGAAGGCAAAGGCCAACCACAGACTATTTTATCTTGAAACTATTTAATCTCCTCTCTAGCACACCCTTTCCCTCCTGCTATCTGCAGCGATCAACTCCTGCATAAAGAGAAGGTGGCAGGTGCCAACACAGGTCAGCAGAAAAGGTATTTTGTCAGCCCCAGCTCACACAATAATTGAGAAGTATGGAAACTCCCTCAACCGCACGTCCAGTCTCTTCAGGAGAGCAGCACAAAGAACCCATCAGTATTCTTTTGTTGGTTACAACAAGTCAAAATAGGCAAGCTGATTGAGTCTCCCAGGAGCTTCTCCTGATTGGTCTCCAGAACATGCCTTCAAACTGTACTGGTGAGGCTGCTGTATTTCCTTCAGCACCATGTCCCCAAGGTGGAACACCTCCCACTCTTGCAGCAGATCTTCTTAAAATACTGATGTTTCAGATGACAGTTGCACATCAAACAGAGACCCTCTTCTTCCTAAAGAAGCATTAGTGGAAATCACGTACAAGCTCATACCAAAGAAGAGAAATGGTGGCTTTCTTCCCAAGTCTGGAATAGTCCCTAATGCTTCCCCTCTCAACATTAACCAGAATATTCACATTCCTCTATTTTATTATGATAACAGGACACtggtttcatttttgtttttgcagACATTGTTAATCACCAAACTCTTATGTGATTTGGGTGAGAAAACCCATCAAGAAAAAGA
It contains:
- the PWWP2B gene encoding PWWP domain-containing protein 2B isoform X1, with product MEEAEAKELQVGSWLPVLVEQMVNDTLVVTLSCGERRFTGILLDCTKKSGLFCLPPTSLPKQEEPPADACTNWVPEGRQPVKGEAESQLSSEKPPKGNSDEQVPPLLPPPSPGSVPPYPPYFEGAPFPPPLWLRYTYNQWIPQPPPRTIKRTKRRLSRNRDPGRLIMSTIRLRPRQVLCEKCKNTLNPEEANKARQNAKTRRKLSIQDKEEKKHSDSDYIEKRNKREKREEDKFSGELVHRTPVIKISYSTPQGKGEVVKIPSRIHGSVKPFCSQRILQNGGEDQEENRDSERCQETKCFMDKSASSQLASIPKLKLTRPVHSSADVPPPKIRLKPHRINDGQSVSIYKAELIDEINVLQSSRESNPAAFYTDESADRSLAEMSSGSSGEDDDFKRFSQGKDGHDNLAFLMNYRKRKADSSSLSVCSNDSLDESKSSSSEVTSPEMCDFLPGDDASVSSSSKDERKIVPPLTVRLHTQSVSKCVTEDGRTVSVGDIVWGKIHGFPWWPARVLDINLSQKENGEPSWREAKVSWFGSPTTSFLSVSKLSPFSESFKLRFNRKKKGMYRKAISEAAKAVEHLTPEIRDLLTQFET
- the PWWP2B gene encoding PWWP domain-containing protein 2B isoform X2 gives rise to the protein MEEAEAKELQVGSWLPVLVEQMVNDTLVVTLSCGERRFTGILLDCTKKSGLFCLPPTSLPKQEEPPADACTNWVPEGRQPVKGEAESQLSSEKPPKGNSDEQVPPLLPPPSPGSVPPYPPYFEGAPFPPPLWLRYTYNQWIPQPPPRTIKRTKRRLSRNRDPGRLIMSTIRLRPRQVLCEKCKNTLNPEEANKARQNAKTRRKLSIQDKEEKKHSDSDYIEKRNKREKREEDKFSGELVHRTPVIKISYSTPQGKGEVVKIPSRIHGSVKPFCSQRILQNGGEDQEENRDSERCQETKCFMDKSASSQLASIPKLKLTRPVHSSADVPPPKIRLKPHRINDGQSVSIYKAELIDEINVLQSSRESNPAAFYTDESADRSLAEMSSGSSGEDDDFKRFSQGNRR